In Hyperolius riggenbachi isolate aHypRig1 chromosome 10, aHypRig1.pri, whole genome shotgun sequence, a genomic segment contains:
- the LOC137537070 gene encoding histone H3: MARTKQTARKSTGGKAPRKQLATKAARKSAPATGGVKKPHRYRPGTVALREIRRYQKSTELLIRKLPFQRLVREIAQDFKTDLRFQSSAVMALQEASEAYLVGLFEDTNLCAIHAKRVTIMPKDIQLARRIRGERA; this comes from the coding sequence ATGGCCAGAACTAAGCAGACCGCCCGCAAGTCCACCGGAGGGAAAGCTCCCCGCAAGCAGCTGGCTACCAAAGCCGCCCGGAAGAGCGCCCCGGCTACCGGAGGAGTGAAGAAGCCTCACCGCTACCGGCCCGGTACAGTGGCTCTCCGAGAGATCCGCCGCTACCAGAAATCCACCGAGCTGCTGATCCGCAAACTGCCCTTCCAGCGCCTGGTGCGGGAGATCGCCCAGGACTTCAAGACCGACCTGCGCTTCCAGAGCTCGGCCGTCATGGCTCTGCAGGAGGCCAGCGAGGCTTATCTGGTGGGGCTCTTCGAGGACACCAACCTGTGCGCCATCCACGCCAAGAGGGTCACCATCATGCCCAAAGACATCCAGCTGGCCCGCAGGATCCGCGGCGAGAGGGCATAA
- the LOC137535221 gene encoding histone H1B-like, producing the protein MAETAPAAAPPAAEPADKKKQTKKAAAGGGAKKGSKKPSGPVVSELILKAVSASKERSGVSLAALKKALAAGGYDVEKNNSRLKLAIKGLLTKGSLVHVKGTGASGSFKVSKKEAAGKEHKKPAAAKKKPAAAAKPKKPATARKPKAAKSPKKPKKAPSAAKKSPTKKAAKKPAAAAAKKPKAAAKAKKAAKSPAKKAAKPKAAKSPAKKAAKPKKAAPKKK; encoded by the coding sequence ATGGCAGAGACCGCCCCAGCAGCCGCCCCTCCCGCAGCGGAGCCCGCCGACAAGAAGAAGCAGACTAAGAAGGCAGCAGCCGGAGGAGGAGCCAAGAAAGGCAGCAAGAAGCCTTCCGGCCCCGTCGTGTCCGAGCTCATCCTCAAGGCCGTGTCCGCCTCCAAAGAGCGCAGCGGGGTCTCCCTGGCCGCCCTGAAGAAggctctggctgccggaggctacGATGTGGAGAAGAATAACAGCCGCCTCAAGCTGGCCATCAAGGGCTTGCTGACAAAGGGCAGCCTCGTCCATGTCAAAGGCACCGGCGCCTCCGGATCCTTCAAGGTCAGCAAGAAGGAGGCAGCCGGCAAAGAGCACAAGAAGCCGGCGGCGGCCAAGAAGAAGCCAGCGGCTGCCGCCAAGCCTAAGAAGCCGGCTACTGCCAGGAAGCCTAAAGCCGCCAAGTCCCCGAAGAAGCCTAAGAAAGCCCCCAGCGCCGCCAAGAAGAGCCCCACTAAGAAGGCGGCCAAGAAACCGGCGGCAGCTGCTGCCAAGAAGCCCAAAGCTGCCGCTAAAGCCAAGAAAGCCGCCAAGAGCCCCGCTAAGAAGGCAGCCAAGCCTAAGGCCGCCAAAAGCCCGGCAAAGAAGGCAGCAAAGCCCAAGAAGGCCGCTCCTAAGAAGAAATAA
- the LOC137537071 gene encoding histone H4, whose protein sequence is MSGRGKGGKGLGKGGAKRHRKVLRDNIQGITKPAIRRLARRGGVKRISGLIYEETRGVLKVFLENVIRDAVTYTEHAKRKTVTAMDVVYALKRQGRTLYGFGG, encoded by the coding sequence ATGTCTGGCCGAGGAAAGGGCGGGAAGGGACTCGGGAAAGGAGGTGCTAAGCGCCACAGGAAGGTGCTCCGGGATAACATCCAGGGCATCACTAAGCCCGCCATCCGCCGCCTTGCCCGCAGAGGGGGTGTCAAGCGCATCTCCGGCCTCATCTATGAGGAGACCCGCGGAGTGCTGAAGGTTTTCCTGGAGAACGTCATCCGGGACGCCGTCACCTACACCGAGCACGCCAAGAGGAAGACGGTCACCGCCATGGATGTGGTGTACGCCCTCAAGCGCCAGGGGCGCACCCTCTACGGCTTCGGGGGATAA
- the LOC137537073 gene encoding histone H4 — protein MSGRGKGGKGLGKGGAKRHRKVLRDNIQGITKPAIRRLARRGGVKRISGLIYEETRGVLKVFLENVIRDAVTYTEHAKRKTVTAMDVVYALKRQGRTLYGFGG, from the coding sequence ATGTCTGGCCGAGGAAAGGGCGGGAAGGGACTCGGGAAAGGAGGCGCCAAGCGGCACAGGAAGGTGCTCCGGGATAACATCCAGGGCATCACTAAGCCCGCCATCCGCCGCCTGGCCCGCAGAGGGGGTGTCAAGCGCATCTCCGGCCTCATCTATGAGGAGACCCGCGGAGTGCTGAAGGTTTTCCTGGAGAACGTCATCCGGGACGCCGTCACCTACACTGAGCACGCCAAGAGGAAGACGGTCACCGCCATGGATGTGGTGTACGCCCTCAAGCGCCAGGGGCGCACCCTCTACGGCTTCGGCGGCTAA